The Clostridiales bacterium genome includes a window with the following:
- the scpB gene encoding SMC-Scp complex subunit ScpB, protein MSDNSSIIESILFASGEPVSIDVITNLLGMNKEDAREALEKLDEEYKKSNRGIMLRKVQDCYLLCTKPDNYEYVQRSVQPRRQQDLSKAAYETLAIIAYNQPTTKARIDSIRGVSSDKAIQTLLDKELICEAGRMDVIGRPIVYEVTDEFLKDFGLDSLDELPVLEVMEKEDGDVDIDMILISDKEK, encoded by the coding sequence ATGAGTGATAATAGTTCAATAATAGAGAGTATACTTTTTGCGTCAGGAGAACCTGTATCGATAGATGTTATAACTAATTTATTGGGAATGAATAAAGAGGATGCAAGAGAAGCATTAGAGAAACTTGATGAAGAATATAAAAAATCTAATAGGGGGATTATGTTAAGAAAAGTACAGGATTGTTATTTGCTCTGTACAAAGCCTGACAACTATGAGTATGTGCAAAGAAGTGTACAGCCAAGAAGACAGCAAGATCTTTCGAAAGCAGCGTATGAGACATTAGCAATAATTGCATATAATCAACCTACAACAAAGGCCAGAATTGATAGTATAAGGGGAGTGTCTAGTGATAAAGCGATACAGACATTGTTGGACAAAGAATTAATTTGTGAGGCTGGGAGAATGGATGTAATAGGAAGGCCTATAGTGTATGAGGTTACAGATGAATTTTTGAAGGATTTTGGATTAGATTCATTAGATGAGTTACCTGTTTTAGAGGTAATGGAAAAAGAAGATGGAGATGTAGATATAGATATGATACTTATATCAGACAAAGAGAAATAA
- a CDS encoding DUF2207 domain-containing protein, whose translation MFKKIFIKFLICFIALMTWNKTFVFAINENSKDQYIDVSKIKESYLRLNNPDKLNESYSNPFETFYPGEVSKYDVNVVVHKNNVLDIKETITVNFHTKRHNFIRFIPLLNNTTRADGVSSTNIAQISNITVNRPFTTSFEQNSCKLSIHSNKPLLGKQKYVISYSYNLGKSVSPNYDELYFNIVGSNWSIPVSNITFSINMPSTFDTSKIGFTSGRLGLDTCGKVNYTCINNIISGNYEEKLAPGNALTIRCELPKGYFVNTGLKRNFIDYATFIVPSLFIGMSIFAVKKFGKNETVVDAIEFYPPDNLNSLDIAFLHKGIATASDVTSLLVYLANKGYLKIKEENASGKNITLIKLKEYDGTDPNEKIFLEGLFEKDKTEVKLSSLKNKFYRTVDKILFSVNSFKNKFKVFDKMAILVSICIAFMSYLSYGFVIYNFYNACGLSTVFIHMIGISTLGFIILFYPVLFYTLKIALFSECLYFLTSIFFISIPYIPVKYIISDKFYFASYIFNWVSFAIMFMCVYKISKRRTSYGITMLGKILGFKKFLEVAEKEKLETLITEDPSYFYNILPYVYVLGISSKWIKKFEVLSFKQPEPEWYIGTNNYTDFLSFNTHLCSTMSSANSYLTSKKLPRGTFSSSGTSSGFSGGGFSGQGFGGGGGGVE comes from the coding sequence ATGTTTAAAAAAATTTTTATAAAATTCTTGATTTGTTTTATAGCACTAATGACTTGGAATAAAACTTTTGTTTTTGCAATTAATGAAAATTCAAAAGATCAGTATATTGATGTCTCTAAAATCAAAGAGTCATATCTTAGATTGAATAATCCAGACAAACTCAACGAATCATATTCAAATCCGTTCGAAACTTTTTATCCTGGAGAAGTAAGTAAATATGATGTGAATGTTGTCGTTCATAAAAATAATGTACTAGATATAAAAGAAACAATAACTGTAAATTTTCATACTAAACGGCATAATTTTATTAGGTTTATACCTTTATTGAATAATACTACTAGAGCTGATGGAGTTTCTTCCACAAATATTGCTCAAATAAGTAACATAACAGTTAATAGACCATTCACCACTTCTTTTGAACAAAATAGCTGTAAATTAAGTATTCATTCGAATAAGCCCTTGTTAGGAAAACAAAAGTATGTGATAAGTTATTCTTATAATTTAGGTAAATCGGTTTCACCTAATTATGATGAGTTATATTTTAATATAGTTGGTAGTAATTGGAGTATTCCTGTTAGCAATATAACTTTTTCTATAAACATGCCTAGTACCTTTGATACCTCAAAAATTGGTTTTACTTCTGGTCGACTTGGTTTAGACACTTGCGGAAAAGTTAACTATACTTGCATTAATAATATTATTTCAGGAAATTATGAAGAAAAACTTGCTCCTGGTAATGCTCTTACTATTAGGTGTGAATTACCCAAAGGATACTTTGTTAACACAGGTCTTAAAAGAAATTTTATAGACTATGCTACTTTTATAGTGCCTTCGTTGTTTATAGGTATGTCTATATTCGCTGTTAAAAAATTTGGTAAAAACGAAACTGTTGTTGATGCAATTGAATTTTATCCGCCTGACAACTTGAATAGTTTAGATATTGCTTTTTTACACAAAGGTATAGCAACTGCAAGTGACGTTACATCATTACTTGTATATCTAGCTAATAAGGGATATCTAAAAATAAAAGAAGAAAATGCATCTGGTAAAAACATAACACTAATAAAGTTAAAAGAATATGATGGAACAGATCCAAATGAAAAAATTTTCTTAGAGGGATTGTTTGAAAAAGATAAAACTGAAGTTAAATTAAGTTCTTTAAAAAATAAATTTTATCGTACAGTAGACAAAATACTATTTAGTGTAAATTCTTTCAAAAATAAATTCAAAGTTTTTGATAAAATGGCCATATTGGTTTCTATATGTATTGCTTTTATGTCATATCTATCATATGGTTTTGTAATTTACAATTTTTATAATGCCTGTGGTCTATCAACTGTATTTATACATATGATTGGTATATCAACATTAGGATTTATTATATTGTTTTATCCTGTACTATTCTACACCTTAAAAATAGCTTTATTTTCAGAATGTTTATATTTTTTGACTTCAATATTTTTTATATCTATACCATATATTCCAGTGAAATATATAATAAGTGACAAATTTTACTTTGCATCCTATATATTTAATTGGGTATCTTTTGCAATAATGTTTATGTGTGTTTACAAAATTAGCAAAAGAAGAACATCTTATGGTATTACTATGTTGGGTAAAATATTAGGCTTCAAAAAATTTCTTGAAGTTGCTGAAAAAGAAAAATTAGAAACTTTGATTACAGAAGATCCATCTTATTTTTATAATATTCTTCCATACGTTTATGTATTAGGAATATCTAGTAAATGGATTAAAAAATTTGAAGTCTTATCCTTCAAGCAACCAGAACCAGAATGGTATATTGGTACTAATAATTATACTGATTTTTTATCATTTAATACGCACCTTTGTTCAACTATGTCATCAGCTAATAGCTATTTGACTAGCAAAAAACTTCCTAGAGGTACATTTTCTAGTTCTGGAACCTCTAGTGGCTTTTCTGGGGGAGGTTTCTCTGGACAAGGATTTGGTGGTGGAGGCGGTGGAGTTGAGTAA
- a CDS encoding LemA family protein has protein sequence MIFWGILILGIIFVVSTYNELVRINNTVKEAFATMDVYLKKRWDLVPNLVNVVKGYAKHEKNTLEEVIKLRNTTYPNMSNNEKIEVNEQLSRGINKIIALCESYPDLKANENFKELSSQLSSIEDDIANSRRYYNGAVRLFNSKLEIFPNNILVKLWKFPPAAMFEISSDERNNVNIDF, from the coding sequence ATGATTTTTTGGGGTATTCTTATTTTAGGAATTATTTTTGTCGTATCAACATATAATGAGTTGGTGCGAATAAACAACACCGTAAAAGAGGCATTTGCTACTATGGATGTTTATTTGAAAAAGCGATGGGATTTAGTACCTAACCTTGTTAATGTTGTTAAGGGATATGCTAAACATGAGAAAAATACTTTAGAGGAAGTAATTAAACTTAGAAATACCACTTATCCTAATATGTCAAACAACGAAAAAATTGAAGTGAACGAACAATTATCTAGGGGGATTAATAAAATTATAGCTCTTTGTGAAAGCTATCCAGATTTAAAGGCTAACGAGAATTTTAAGGAATTGTCATCTCAGTTGTCTTCTATAGAGGATGATATTGCTAACTCAAGGAGATATTATAACGGAGCGGTGCGTCTATTTAATAGCAAACTAGAAATTTTCCCTAATAATATACTCGTTAAACTTTGGAAATTTCCCCCAGCAGCCATGTTTGAGATAAGCTCTGATGAAAGGAATAACGTCAATATCGATTTTTAA
- a CDS encoding ankyrin repeat domain-containing protein, with protein sequence MKKNDLGFVFLEETREDTMLHMLCENGDKEKVRKLLENIPDKEVRKKYIQKEDKYGETVLHKACRNGYKEVVKLLIDNGADVNMKDKNGQTVFMYACHANAPKEVIELLLKHGAEVNMRTNLGRTALMIACGSNVPEEVIELLLNNGADVNMEDEDGQTALMVACQCASKEVTELLLKHGAEVDMQDKDGKTVLMCVCIRNAPKEVIELLLDCGADVNMEDEDGQTALVYACAGNAPKEVVELLLNRGAEVNLEDKDGDTALIAACVRNAPKEVVELLLNRGAEVNIKGKDGQTALIHACARNAPKEVIRILLDNGADVNMRDKGGQTALVFACGNNASKEVIELLLNRGAEVNTKGKEGFTALIAACIRNAPKEVVELLLKRGAKVNMKDNLEQTALMGACGSNAPKEVIELLLDNGADVNIKDKNDQTVLMYACFMNAPKEVIELLLDNGADVNMKDKGGQTALMLACLRKESKEDVITLLIDRGAEVKIKDVLGQTALIAACVSNAPKKVIELLLENIPQKDRLQYVQEKNAKWGRTALYYACKKGKEEIIEYLIDNGADMYKEDNKGRTPISMVDIKVRDKMLKALVRRELRNACVKNDKGEIEKQLDKVGGILPKELLVELINLSNEDTLEVLVKRIDVSLINDTFKLITKEGKRNCIINSLYNKKDAISKTSGELKSELKSKLSEYIINEGMTEGKLKTILRGIGNIKTIISVDIINKVKDSNIPVLVDKFDISQISEGFENINNDKREKIVECLFERKNILKEIKEGTLKSMLEERIIKEIKEAINEEKLTYIKILKATGINSEIFYKEEKMNKLVHKVKKSKGTDFGFIDKPKEDIFDEQELIDVIKSGERKNIHKLLRNNKVNVNVVDGKGKSALMYAIELKNNDTIKNLLKNKDVNVNAVDNEKKSVLMYAIDNRSKEVIRCLEERGAKVDERTFMYALKKGKDVSELIDASIESMIANVRESKAYEMLTYACVGGYMGAIERLVNKVKDIDGKGQEKYTALGIAFKRDNKDLMKYLIRKGASIAGTSEKIDYNKFYDVFESIKSEIEAEKNVEVVKKSDVSKTHTKPVSKKRSKINNIERVKNGKKRENRTYGKSTGYVLSDAVTAGANKSLLEECKKNISDDTILSLLKMGCDVNVRDEDGRTPLMIACENKNATIIKEFIRIGAKEEIEDKKGMTALKILENKNDNLLMNIYLDAVERRQKGYAYKSSGLNL encoded by the coding sequence ATGAAGAAAAATGATTTGGGATTTGTTTTTTTAGAGGAAACAAGAGAAGATACAATGTTGCATATGTTGTGTGAAAATGGTGATAAAGAAAAGGTAAGAAAATTACTAGAAAATATACCAGATAAAGAAGTAAGAAAAAAGTATATACAAAAAGAGGATAAATATGGAGAAACAGTATTACACAAAGCATGTCGTAATGGATATAAAGAAGTGGTAAAGTTACTGATAGATAATGGTGCAGATGTGAATATGAAGGATAAAAATGGCCAAACAGTGTTTATGTATGCTTGTCACGCAAATGCACCAAAAGAAGTGATAGAGTTATTACTAAAACATGGTGCAGAAGTGAATATGCGGACGAATTTGGGCCGAACAGCGTTGATGATTGCGTGTGGAAGTAATGTACCAGAAGAAGTGATAGAGTTATTGTTAAATAATGGTGCAGACGTGAATATGGAGGATGAAGATGGTCAAACAGCGTTGATGGTTGCTTGTCAATGTGCATCAAAAGAAGTGACAGAGTTATTACTAAAACATGGTGCAGAAGTGGATATGCAGGATAAAGATGGTAAAACAGTGTTGATGTGTGTATGTATCAGGAATGCACCAAAAGAAGTGATAGAGCTATTATTAGATTGCGGCGCAGACGTGAATATGGAGGATGAAGATGGTCAAACAGCGTTGGTGTACGCATGTGCAGGCAATGCACCCAAAGAAGTGGTAGAGCTATTGTTAAATCGTGGAGCAGAAGTGAATTTGGAGGATAAAGATGGTGATACAGCATTGATAGCTGCATGTGTTAGGAATGCACCAAAAGAAGTAGTAGAGTTATTATTAAATCGTGGAGCAGAAGTGAATATAAAGGGCAAAGATGGTCAAACAGCATTGATACATGCATGTGCTAGGAATGCACCAAAAGAAGTAATAAGGATATTGTTAGATAATGGAGCAGACGTGAATATGAGGGATAAAGGTGGTCAAACAGCGTTGGTGTTTGCATGTGGGAATAATGCATCCAAAGAAGTGATAGAGCTATTATTGAATCGCGGGGCAGAAGTGAATACAAAGGGTAAAGAAGGATTTACAGCATTGATAGCTGCATGTATCAGGAATGCACCAAAAGAAGTGGTAGAGTTATTGTTAAAACGCGGTGCAAAAGTGAATATGAAAGATAATTTGGAACAAACAGCGTTGATGGGTGCGTGTGGAAGTAATGCACCAAAAGAAGTGATAGAGTTATTGCTAGATAATGGAGCAGACGTGAATATAAAGGATAAAAATGACCAAACAGTATTGATGTATGCGTGTTTTATGAATGCACCAAAAGAAGTGATAGAGTTATTGCTAGATAATGGAGCAGATGTGAATATGAAGGATAAAGGTGGTCAAACAGCGTTGATGCTTGCATGTCTCAGAAAGGAATCAAAGGAGGACGTGATAACGTTGTTGATAGATCGCGGAGCAGAAGTGAAAATAAAAGATGTTTTGGGCCAAACAGCATTGATAGCTGCATGTGTAAGTAATGCACCCAAAAAAGTGATAGAGTTATTGCTAGAGAATATACCCCAAAAAGATAGATTACAGTACGTACAAGAAAAGAATGCAAAGTGGGGGAGAACAGCTCTATACTACGCGTGTAAAAAGGGCAAAGAAGAAATAATAGAATATTTAATAGATAACGGGGCAGATATGTACAAGGAAGACAACAAAGGGAGAACTCCAATAAGCATGGTAGATATCAAAGTACGAGATAAAATGTTAAAAGCATTAGTAAGAAGAGAGCTAAGGAATGCATGTGTGAAGAATGATAAAGGTGAGATAGAAAAACAATTGGACAAAGTTGGAGGAATTTTACCTAAAGAGCTTTTGGTAGAGTTAATTAATTTATCCAATGAGGATACTTTAGAAGTATTAGTAAAAAGAATAGATGTTTCTCTAATAAACGATACATTTAAATTAATAACCAAAGAAGGAAAGCGTAATTGTATAATAAATTCACTATATAATAAAAAAGATGCAATTAGCAAAACAAGTGGTGAATTAAAAAGTGAATTAAAAAGCAAATTAAGTGAGTATATAATTAATGAGGGCATGACAGAAGGTAAATTAAAAACAATCTTAAGAGGAATAGGAAATATAAAAACTATTATTTCAGTAGACATAATAAATAAAGTAAAAGATAGTAATATACCAGTTTTGGTAGACAAGTTTGATATATCTCAAATAAGTGAAGGATTTGAAAATATAAATAACGATAAGAGAGAAAAAATAGTAGAGTGTTTATTTGAAAGGAAAAATATTTTAAAAGAAATAAAAGAAGGAACATTAAAAAGTATGTTAGAGGAAAGGATAATAAAAGAGATTAAAGAGGCTATTAATGAAGAAAAATTGACATATATAAAAATATTGAAGGCTACAGGGATAAACTCAGAAATTTTTTATAAAGAAGAAAAAATGAACAAATTGGTTCATAAAGTCAAGAAAAGTAAAGGAACAGATTTTGGGTTTATAGACAAACCCAAAGAAGATATTTTTGATGAGCAGGAATTGATAGATGTAATAAAATCAGGAGAGAGAAAAAATATACATAAATTATTGCGAAATAACAAAGTAAACGTAAATGTAGTGGATGGAAAAGGAAAGAGTGCATTGATGTACGCAATAGAGCTAAAAAACAATGATACAATAAAGAATTTACTTAAGAATAAGGATGTCAATGTAAATGCAGTGGATAACGAGAAAAAGAGTGTACTAATGTACGCAATAGATAATAGGTCTAAAGAAGTGATAAGATGTTTAGAAGAAAGAGGTGCCAAAGTAGATGAAAGAACATTTATGTACGCACTAAAAAAAGGCAAAGATGTATCAGAATTAATAGATGCTAGTATAGAGAGTATGATAGCAAATGTAAGGGAATCAAAAGCGTATGAGATGTTGACATATGCATGTGTAGGAGGCTATATGGGAGCTATAGAGAGATTGGTAAATAAGGTAAAAGATATAGACGGGAAGGGCCAAGAAAAATATACAGCTCTTGGGATAGCATTTAAGAGAGATAATAAAGACTTGATGAAATATCTTATAAGAAAAGGTGCCAGTATTGCAGGGACATCTGAAAAAATAGATTATAATAAGTTTTATGATGTGTTTGAGAGTATAAAATCAGAGATAGAGGCGGAGAAAAATGTAGAGGTTGTAAAAAAATCAGATGTATCAAAGACTCATACTAAACCTGTATCAAAGAAGAGAAGTAAAATAAATAATATTGAACGAGTGAAAAATGGAAAGAAAAGAGAAAATAGGACATATGGTAAGAGTACAGGATATGTTCTAAGCGATGCTGTTACTGCAGGAGCAAATAAGTCATTATTAGAGGAATGCAAGAAGAATATAAGTGATGATACTATATTGAGTTTATTAAAAATGGGTTGCGATGTAAATGTGAGAGATGAAGATGGTAGGACACCACTAATGATAGCGTGCGAAAATAAAAACGCAACAATAATAAAGGAATTTATAAGAATAGGTGCGAAGGAAGAAATAGAAGACAAAAAAGGAATGACAGCATTAAAGATACTTGAAAATAAAAATGATAACCTTCTCATGAATATATATTTAGATGCAGTAGAGAGACGGCAAAAAGGCTATGCTTATAAGTCTAGTGGGTTGAATTTATAA
- a CDS encoding DHH family phosphoesterase gives MFSKECNPLLLKDMEKCVDRINKALKEKEKILVFGDSDTDGVTGTSILYDFLIKLGGVVDYYIVNRDTEGYGLSENVLDKIFEINPNLIITVDCGTTNIKSIERINEQGIETIITDHHESYYEVPDAYGIINPKIEEYDHPLGELAGVGVVFTLIVALCQKNGLEKELYLNYLDRVALGTIADKVDLTDINVELITQGIKQITAAPSLGVKKLLENSSLNGKNLSLFSNFEQFANFISFELVPVVNSKGKLGQDAKICVELFNTNNESRAKEIIFELNKSNAERRRIEQSIRSEVEQKIKDQQLSNDRIIVVSGKDWKGGVIGSVASSVVQTYSKCSKAAILFRVKDGIAKGSGRSAEGFNLFRTLGSCKKKNLIQYFGGHEEACGLAADEENIDEIKSYINNIVKITEETARNLDSLMAKKKVTEIEITLDKANMLKDLKTRQVFSCHGMRVVDFSQKSTDVLTLTLAGRDNSNIKAVAFNMGNIVDTIKKDDYLDVKFTIGEFMNAVQLKLQDIQITNKVPVCNITPQKVQTIELYANGITLENAKNVKYSNLFGNTSPLFLCRAMQVVYPPQIIGNNHLKLVLVGENTPCIDAVAFDMGNMINTIKKGDLVDVKFEFNEFRGKVQMKIKNINVLKEELEDVEPMEITCDKINLNNAKGIKNLRLSGFIHPPFLCRGMRVISDPQMAKKGNHLRLVLAGNDNRPIDAIAFDMGDMINTIKKDDFVDVKFELDEFRGKIQMKIKKICFPKNKSMQSEEIQPVEIEADETFMEKIILLKELNSCGLFSCHCMRIVNWPQKSKNGNHLRLVLAGDNTPPIDAIAFDMGDMVSTIKKGSCVDVQFEVSEFMGKISLKIQNIKLLEKKLESIEINADGLTLDNARKLRDFNLFKNSDPIFLCRSMKVTNQPQRINNGNHLRLTLSNNNTEIDAIAFDMGDMAGYIKKYDRVDVSFNLHEYNDKVEMKIKDIRISKKNLSKNFKRKLDMIPQEELNKPNKKPRLEIIL, from the coding sequence ATGTTTAGTAAGGAGTGTAATCCTCTTTTGCTAAAAGATATGGAAAAGTGTGTTGATAGAATAAATAAAGCACTTAAGGAAAAAGAAAAAATACTTGTATTCGGTGATTCTGATACTGATGGAGTAACAGGTACATCGATATTATATGATTTTTTAATCAAACTAGGTGGTGTTGTTGACTATTATATAGTAAATAGAGATACTGAAGGTTATGGATTATCAGAAAACGTCCTTGATAAAATATTCGAGATAAACCCAAATCTTATAATTACAGTTGATTGTGGTACAACTAATATAAAATCAATAGAAAGAATAAATGAACAAGGCATAGAGACAATTATAACAGATCATCATGAATCTTATTATGAAGTACCTGATGCTTATGGAATTATTAATCCTAAAATAGAAGAATATGATCATCCTTTAGGAGAATTAGCTGGAGTAGGGGTTGTATTCACTTTAATTGTAGCATTGTGTCAAAAAAATGGTCTTGAAAAAGAATTGTATTTAAATTATCTAGACAGAGTAGCATTAGGTACAATAGCTGATAAAGTGGATCTTACAGATATTAACGTAGAACTAATAACACAAGGAATTAAGCAAATAACTGCAGCTCCTAGTTTAGGTGTTAAAAAATTATTAGAAAATAGTTCCCTTAATGGTAAAAACCTTTCTTTATTTAGCAATTTTGAACAATTTGCCAACTTTATTAGTTTTGAGTTGGTTCCAGTAGTAAATTCTAAGGGAAAATTAGGCCAAGATGCAAAAATATGTGTAGAACTCTTTAATACGAATAATGAAAGTAGAGCAAAAGAAATTATATTCGAGTTAAATAAAAGTAATGCTGAGCGTAGAAGAATAGAACAAAGCATAAGATCAGAGGTGGAACAGAAAATAAAAGATCAACAGTTAAGTAATGATAGAATTATCGTAGTATCTGGTAAGGATTGGAAGGGCGGTGTTATAGGATCAGTTGCATCTAGCGTTGTCCAAACCTATTCTAAATGTTCTAAAGCAGCTATATTATTTAGAGTAAAAGACGGAATAGCTAAAGGTTCAGGAAGAAGTGCAGAAGGTTTTAATTTATTTCGTACACTAGGAAGTTGTAAGAAAAAAAATTTAATACAATATTTTGGCGGACATGAAGAAGCATGTGGGCTTGCAGCTGATGAAGAAAATATTGACGAAATAAAAAGTTATATAAACAATATAGTAAAAATTACTGAAGAGACTGCTAGAAACCTAGATTCTCTTATGGCCAAGAAAAAAGTCACAGAGATTGAGATAACTCTAGATAAGGCAAATATGTTAAAAGATTTAAAAACACGTCAAGTATTTTCATGTCATGGCATGAGAGTAGTTGATTTTTCTCAAAAATCAACTGATGTTTTAACTTTAACATTAGCAGGTCGTGATAATAGTAACATAAAAGCAGTAGCATTTAACATGGGTAATATAGTAGATACTATAAAAAAAGATGATTATCTGGATGTAAAATTTACAATTGGTGAATTTATGAATGCTGTTCAGTTAAAATTACAAGACATACAAATAACTAATAAAGTTCCTGTATGTAATATAACCCCTCAAAAGGTTCAAACTATAGAGCTTTATGCAAATGGAATAACTCTAGAAAATGCTAAAAATGTTAAGTATTCAAATTTATTTGGAAATACAAGTCCGTTATTTTTATGTCGAGCTATGCAAGTAGTGTATCCTCCTCAAATAATAGGTAATAATCATTTAAAATTAGTATTAGTTGGCGAGAATACTCCTTGTATAGATGCAGTAGCATTTGACATGGGGAATATGATAAATACCATTAAAAAAGGTGATTTAGTTGATGTCAAGTTTGAGTTTAACGAATTTAGAGGAAAAGTTCAAATGAAAATAAAAAATATAAATGTACTTAAAGAAGAATTAGAAGATGTTGAACCTATGGAGATTACGTGTGACAAAATAAACTTAAATAATGCTAAAGGTATTAAAAATTTAAGACTATCCGGATTTATACATCCTCCATTTTTATGTCGTGGTATGAGAGTAATTTCTGATCCGCAGATGGCGAAAAAAGGAAATCATTTAAGATTGGTCTTGGCAGGCAACGATAATCGTCCTATAGATGCAATAGCTTTTGACATGGGAGACATGATAAATACTATTAAAAAAGATGATTTTGTAGACGTTAAATTTGAACTTGATGAATTTAGGGGAAAAATTCAGATGAAAATAAAGAAAATCTGCTTCCCTAAAAATAAATCAATGCAATCAGAAGAAATTCAACCTGTAGAAATTGAAGCAGATGAAACGTTTATGGAAAAAATTATTTTACTAAAAGAATTAAATTCTTGTGGTTTATTTTCATGTCATTGTATGAGAATAGTAAATTGGCCTCAAAAATCAAAAAACGGAAATCATTTAAGATTAGTATTAGCAGGAGATAATACTCCACCTATAGATGCAATAGCTTTTGACATGGGAGATATGGTAAGTACCATAAAAAAAGGATCTTGTGTAGATGTTCAGTTTGAAGTTTCTGAGTTTATGGGCAAAATTAGTTTGAAAATACAAAATATAAAACTACTTGAAAAGAAATTAGAATCTATAGAAATTAATGCAGATGGTCTAACTTTAGATAATGCTAGAAAACTTAGAGATTTTAATTTATTCAAAAATTCAGATCCTATATTTTTGTGTCGTAGCATGAAAGTAACAAATCAACCTCAAAGAATAAACAACGGTAATCATTTAAGATTAACGTTATCAAACAATAATACTGAAATAGATGCAATAGCTTTCGATATGGGAGATATGGCAGGCTATATAAAGAAATATGATCGTGTAGATGTTTCCTTTAACCTTCATGAATATAATGATAAGGTTGAAATGAAAATAAAAGATATACGCATATCCAAAAAGAATTTAAGTAAAAACTTTAAACGCAAACTAGATATGATCCCTCAAGAGGAATTAAATAAGCCAAATAAAAAACCTAGGTTGGAAATTATTTTATAA
- a CDS encoding segregation/condensation protein A: MSTKTYEVQFKNFEGPFDLLFHLIEKNKLDIYDVPIGEITDRYMEYILKMQELDLDIASEFIVMASTLLYIKSRSLLPSNRKEEKDDIEVSSKDELILKLIEYRKYKNVASIFKKRHAHWSMIYYKLPEKIVLPVKRERFNLSLDKLIDTYEDLMRRNIEKENNNKKKMIRILRIEKITVKQKIKDILDRFKSMCSFKFKDVFKKKSKIEVVTGFMAMLELIKSKRVIVEQKKPFDDILLKKNEDFREDEVLENE; the protein is encoded by the coding sequence TTGAGTACAAAGACGTATGAGGTTCAGTTTAAAAATTTTGAAGGTCCGTTTGATTTGTTGTTTCATCTTATCGAGAAAAATAAGTTAGATATATATGATGTACCAATTGGTGAAATAACAGATAGGTATATGGAGTATATTTTAAAGATGCAAGAGTTAGATTTGGATATAGCAAGTGAATTTATAGTTATGGCGTCCACGTTGTTATATATAAAATCTAGATCACTTTTGCCGTCTAATAGAAAGGAAGAAAAGGATGATATAGAGGTATCATCCAAAGATGAGCTTATACTTAAGTTAATAGAGTACAGAAAATATAAGAATGTTGCAAGTATATTTAAAAAAAGACATGCACATTGGAGTATGATTTATTATAAGTTGCCAGAGAAGATAGTATTGCCTGTTAAAAGAGAAAGATTTAATTTATCGTTAGACAAGTTGATTGATACATATGAGGATTTAATGAGAAGGAACATAGAGAAAGAAAATAACAATAAGAAGAAAATGATAAGGATATTAAGAATTGAAAAAATAACAGTCAAGCAGAAAATAAAAGATATATTAGATAGATTTAAGTCTATGTGTAGTTTTAAGTTCAAGGATGTATTTAAAAAGAAAAGCAAAATAGAAGTAGTTACGGGTTTTATGGCGATGTTGGAGCTAATAAAGTCAAAAAGAGTGATCGTGGAGCAAAAAAAACCATTTGATGATATTTTGTTGAAAAAAAATGAAGACTTTAGGGAGGATGAAGTTTTAGAAAATGAGTGA